From the genome of Nocardia sp. NBC_01503, one region includes:
- the trmD gene encoding tRNA (guanosine(37)-N1)-methyltransferase TrmD, with amino-acid sequence MRIDVVTIFPEYLEPLRTALLGKAIDKGLLEVGVHDLRGWTHDVHKAVDDTPYGGGPGMVMKPTVWGPALDDVCPDDALLVVPTPAGVPFTQRTAERWSAEKHLVFACGRYEGIDQRVFDDAARRVRVEEVSIGDYVLIGGEAAVLVMTEAVVRLIPGVLGNQQSHEQDSFSDGLLEGPSYTRPVSWRGLDVPEILLSGNHAKIDAWRHEQSLERTRERRPDLLPPTGE; translated from the coding sequence ATGCGAATCGACGTCGTCACGATCTTCCCCGAATACCTGGAGCCGCTGCGAACGGCCTTGCTGGGCAAGGCGATCGACAAGGGGCTGCTCGAGGTCGGCGTGCACGATCTGCGCGGGTGGACCCATGACGTGCACAAGGCCGTCGACGACACCCCGTACGGCGGTGGGCCCGGCATGGTCATGAAGCCCACGGTGTGGGGTCCGGCGCTGGACGATGTGTGCCCGGACGACGCGTTGCTGGTGGTGCCCACCCCCGCCGGTGTGCCGTTCACCCAGCGGACCGCCGAAAGATGGTCCGCCGAAAAGCATTTGGTGTTCGCCTGTGGACGCTACGAGGGCATCGATCAGCGGGTTTTCGATGATGCCGCCCGGCGCGTACGCGTCGAAGAGGTCAGCATCGGCGACTACGTGCTGATCGGCGGGGAGGCCGCGGTGCTCGTCATGACCGAGGCCGTCGTCCGCCTGATTCCCGGCGTGCTCGGCAATCAGCAGTCACACGAACAGGATTCGTTCTCCGACGGACTGCTCGAGGGGCCCAGCTACACCCGTCCGGTCTCCTGGCGCGGTCTGGACGTCCCGGAGATCCTGCTCTCGGGCAATCACGCCAAGATCGACGCCTGGCGGCATGAGCAGTCCCTGGAGCGCACCCGGGAACGCCGCCCCGATCTGCTGCCCCCGACCGGCGAGTAA
- a CDS encoding alpha-keto acid decarboxylase family protein has protein sequence MGYVVGDYLLDRLHELGVTEIFGVPGDFNLQFLDHVVRHPGLRWVGSANELNAGYAADGYARLRGIGAVVTTYGVGELSAVNAIAGSYAEYVPVVHIVGVPAKDIQANHRIIHHTLGDGDFHHFRRIAAEVTCAQADLGAADACQEIDRVLNSVLVHRRPGYLMLATDTARMAVDPPTARLSPPADFSSDGARAAFAVAAREFLAERRVTILADIFVNRIGATDQLRGLLASGDLPYATLAWGKTLVDESTPNFLGVYTGAASPESVRAAVEDAERLVTVGVQYTDSITAGFSHRIDPRRTIDIGPERTVIGGVDAFAPLSLTAALEVLTDLTEEFADPDKTMPTADVIPMVTDANETPLTQATLWPLIAGALDNNNVVVADQGSAFFGLATLRMPTGITFMGQPLWGSIGYALPAALGAGLACPDRRAVLVIGDGAAQLSIQELGTWIRERLTGVIVLVDNDGYAIERAIHGPNAPYNDIAPWRWSELPHAFGGDEDSVLTLRATTVGELRECLEVAAAAQDCLVFLQVVTGRTDYPPLVSDIASAITRANSRS, from the coding sequence ATGGGCTACGTTGTCGGCGATTATCTGCTCGATCGGCTCCACGAACTCGGAGTCACCGAAATATTCGGGGTACCTGGCGATTTCAACCTGCAGTTCCTAGATCATGTGGTCCGGCATCCGGGCCTGCGATGGGTCGGCAGCGCCAATGAACTCAATGCCGGCTACGCGGCCGACGGGTACGCGCGACTACGCGGGATCGGCGCGGTCGTCACCACCTACGGTGTCGGCGAGCTCAGCGCCGTCAACGCGATCGCGGGCAGTTACGCCGAATACGTCCCGGTCGTGCACATTGTCGGTGTCCCGGCCAAGGACATTCAGGCCAATCACCGGATCATCCATCACACACTCGGCGACGGGGACTTCCACCACTTCCGCCGGATCGCCGCCGAGGTCACCTGCGCCCAGGCCGATCTCGGTGCCGCCGATGCCTGCCAGGAGATCGACCGGGTACTGAATTCCGTTCTGGTGCACCGCCGTCCGGGCTATCTGATGCTCGCCACCGATACCGCGCGCATGGCGGTCGACCCGCCGACCGCGCGCCTGTCACCACCCGCCGACTTCAGCAGCGACGGCGCGCGAGCCGCTTTCGCCGTGGCCGCCCGCGAATTCCTCGCCGAGCGACGCGTGACGATACTGGCCGACATCTTCGTCAATCGCATCGGCGCGACCGATCAACTGCGCGGTCTGCTCGCCTCCGGCGATCTGCCGTACGCCACCCTGGCCTGGGGCAAAACCCTGGTCGACGAATCGACCCCGAACTTCCTGGGCGTCTACACCGGCGCGGCCTCACCCGAGAGCGTGCGCGCCGCGGTCGAGGACGCCGAACGCCTGGTGACCGTCGGCGTGCAGTACACCGACAGCATCACCGCCGGATTCAGTCATCGCATCGACCCGCGCCGCACCATCGATATCGGCCCGGAGCGCACGGTCATCGGCGGTGTCGACGCCTTCGCCCCGCTCTCGCTGACGGCCGCGCTGGAGGTGCTCACCGATCTCACCGAAGAGTTCGCCGATCCGGACAAGACGATGCCGACCGCCGATGTCATCCCGATGGTCACCGACGCCAATGAAACCCCCCTCACCCAGGCCACGCTCTGGCCGCTCATCGCCGGAGCCCTCGACAACAACAATGTGGTTGTCGCGGACCAGGGTTCGGCCTTCTTCGGCCTGGCGACCCTGCGCATGCCGACCGGCATCACCTTCATGGGCCAGCCGCTCTGGGGCTCCATCGGCTACGCCCTGCCCGCCGCGCTGGGCGCGGGCCTGGCCTGTCCGGATCGCCGCGCCGTGCTGGTGATCGGCGACGGTGCGGCGCAGCTCTCCATCCAGGAGTTGGGCACCTGGATTCGTGAGCGGCTCACCGGCGTCATCGTCCTGGTCGACAATGACGGCTACGCCATCGAACGCGCCATCCACGGACCGAACGCCCCGTACAACGACATCGCCCCCTGGCGCTGGTCCGAACTCCCGCACGCCTTCGGCGGCGATGAGGACTCGGTGCTGACACTGCGCGCGACCACGGTCGGCGAACTACGCGAATGCCTGGAGGTTGCCGCGGCAGCGCAAGACTGTCTGGTTTTCCTGCAGGTGGTCACGGGACGCACTGATTACCCGCCGCTGGTCTCCGATATAGCATCGGCGATAACCCGGGCGAACTCCCGCTCCTAG
- a CDS encoding RNA-binding protein, with amino-acid sequence MTAVVADAVEHLVRGIVANPDDVHVELITSRRGRTVEVHVHPDDLGKVIGRGGRTATALRTLVAGIGGKGIRVDVVDTDQ; translated from the coding sequence ATGACGGCCGTCGTCGCCGATGCCGTCGAACATCTGGTTCGCGGCATCGTCGCCAATCCGGACGATGTCCACGTCGAGCTGATCACCAGCCGTCGTGGCCGGACCGTCGAGGTGCACGTGCACCCCGATGATCTGGGCAAGGTGATCGGTCGCGGTGGTCGTACCGCCACCGCACTGCGCACCCTCGTCGCCGGTATCGGCGGTAAGGGCATTCGCGTCGACGTGGTCGACACGGATCAATAG
- the rpsP gene encoding 30S ribosomal protein S16, whose protein sequence is MAVRIKLTRMGKIRNPQYRIVVADARTRRDGRAIESIGIYQPKEEPSLIQIDSERAQYWLGVGAQPTEPVQRLLEITGDWQKFKGLPGAEGTLKTKAPKPSKLDLFNAALAAADSEPTAEAVTPKKKAAKKEEAAEASTEAAETPAAE, encoded by the coding sequence ATGGCTGTTCGTATCAAGCTGACCCGCATGGGCAAGATCCGCAACCCGCAGTACCGCATCGTCGTCGCCGATGCCCGTACCCGTCGTGACGGCCGCGCGATCGAATCCATCGGCATCTACCAGCCCAAGGAAGAGCCCTCGCTCATCCAGATCGATTCCGAGCGCGCGCAGTACTGGCTGGGTGTCGGCGCGCAGCCGACCGAGCCCGTGCAGCGTCTGCTGGAGATCACCGGCGACTGGCAGAAGTTCAAGGGCCTGCCGGGCGCCGAGGGCACCCTGAAGACCAAGGCCCCCAAGCCGTCCAAGCTGGACCTGTTCAACGCCGCGCTGGCCGCCGCCGACAGCGAGCCCACCGCCGAGGCCGTCACCCCGAAGAAGAAGGCCGCCAAGAAGGAGGAAGCCGCAGAGGCTTCCACCGAGGCTGCCGAGACCCCGGCTGCCGAGTAA
- a CDS encoding metal-dependent hydrolase family protein produces the protein MRLHFRGVVLPGSEVLDLWVHDGVISFEPLAGAETVHASGWIVPGLVDAHCHVGIKYGGGDEDSDGAIAQAEVERDAGALLLRDAGSPIDTRFIDDREDLPEIIRAGRHIARPRRYIRELGIELDDERDLPEIVAEQARRGDGWVKIVGDWIDRSIGDLAPLWSDAILKEAIDAAHREGARVTSHVFGEDALYGLLDAGIDCIEHGTGLTDETIAMMARNGTALVPTLINIDTFPEIADSAGKFPIYAAHMRDLHRRSRETVAKAHEAGVPIYTGTDAGGSIPHGRIADEISALAGAGFSTHDALGASSWNARSWLGRSGIEPGARADFVVYQQDPRLNLAALSTPAWVVLRGRVYDRRDPVTGYR, from the coding sequence ATGCGGCTGCATTTTCGCGGAGTGGTTCTGCCCGGATCTGAGGTACTCGATCTGTGGGTGCATGACGGGGTCATCTCGTTCGAGCCGCTCGCGGGTGCCGAGACCGTGCACGCTTCGGGATGGATCGTGCCGGGGCTGGTGGACGCGCACTGCCATGTCGGAATCAAATACGGTGGCGGGGACGAGGATTCGGACGGGGCGATCGCGCAGGCCGAGGTGGAGCGGGATGCGGGAGCGCTGCTGTTGCGCGATGCCGGTTCGCCGATAGATACGCGGTTCATCGACGACCGCGAAGACCTGCCCGAGATCATTCGCGCGGGGCGGCATATCGCCCGCCCGCGCAGGTACATTCGCGAACTCGGCATCGAGCTCGACGACGAACGGGATCTACCGGAGATCGTCGCCGAACAGGCTCGGCGCGGGGACGGCTGGGTGAAGATCGTCGGTGACTGGATCGACCGGTCGATAGGTGATCTGGCTCCGCTGTGGTCGGATGCCATTCTGAAAGAGGCCATCGACGCGGCCCACCGAGAGGGCGCGCGGGTCACCTCGCATGTGTTCGGCGAGGACGCGCTCTACGGGCTGCTGGACGCGGGTATCGACTGCATCGAGCACGGCACCGGCCTCACCGACGAGACCATCGCGATGATGGCGCGCAACGGCACCGCACTGGTCCCGACGCTCATCAATATCGACACCTTCCCCGAAATCGCCGACAGCGCAGGTAAATTCCCCATCTACGCGGCGCATATGCGCGACCTGCATCGGCGTTCGCGGGAGACCGTGGCCAAAGCACACGAGGCGGGGGTGCCGATCTATACCGGCACCGATGCGGGTGGTTCGATCCCGCACGGTCGCATCGCCGATGAGATATCCGCCCTCGCCGGTGCGGGTTTCAGCACGCACGACGCGTTGGGCGCCTCCTCCTGGAATGCGCGCTCCTGGCTGGGCCGCTCCGGTATCGAACCCGGAGCTCGCGCGGATTTCGTGGTCTACCAGCAGGATCCGCGCCTGAATCTCGCCGCGCTGAGCACTCCCGCCTGGGTGGTGCTGCGTGGTCGCGTTTACGATCGCCGCGATCCCGTCACCGGGTACCGGTAA
- the ffh gene encoding signal recognition particle protein, which produces MFESLSDRLAGALKDLRGKGRLSPADIDATAREIRLALLEADVALPVVRTFIAKIKERAKGAEVSAALNPAQQVVKIVNEELIAILGGETRRLQYAKNPPTVIMLAGLQGAGKTTLAGKLAKWLKGQGHQPLLVACDLQRPGAVTQLQVVGERAGVPVFAPNPGTSIGGGENPLGVSAADPVDVARRGIEEAKAKQYDIVIVDTAGRLGIDAELMAQAAGIRDAVNPDETLFVLDSMIGQDAVTTAEAFRDGVGFTGVVLTKLDGDARGGAALSVREITGQPILFASTGEKLEDFDVFHPDRMASRILGMGDLLTLIEQAEQVYDAQQAEEAARKIGSGELTLEDFLEQMLAIRKMGPIGNLLGMLPGAGQMKDVLAQVDDKQLDRVQAIIRGMTPAERDNPKIINASRRLRIANGSGVTVSEVNQLVDRFFEAKKMMGMMSRQFGLPGSRGGNKGKGKGKKGKKGGRGPTPPKVRGGFPGMPALPGGMPGGMPDLSNMPAGLNELPPGLEGFDLSKLNFPKK; this is translated from the coding sequence GTGTTCGAATCCCTTTCCGACCGGTTGGCCGGTGCCCTCAAGGATCTGCGCGGAAAGGGGCGCCTGTCACCCGCCGACATCGATGCCACCGCCCGCGAGATCCGACTCGCCCTGCTCGAGGCCGACGTCGCGCTGCCGGTGGTCCGCACCTTCATCGCCAAGATCAAGGAGCGCGCCAAGGGCGCCGAGGTCTCCGCGGCGCTGAATCCGGCGCAGCAGGTCGTCAAGATCGTCAACGAGGAGCTCATCGCCATTCTCGGCGGCGAGACCCGGCGACTGCAGTACGCCAAGAACCCGCCCACGGTCATCATGCTGGCCGGTTTGCAGGGCGCCGGTAAGACCACCCTCGCGGGCAAGCTCGCGAAATGGCTGAAGGGGCAGGGGCATCAGCCGCTGCTCGTCGCCTGTGACCTGCAGCGGCCGGGCGCGGTCACCCAGCTTCAGGTTGTCGGTGAACGCGCCGGTGTGCCGGTGTTCGCGCCCAATCCGGGCACCTCCATCGGCGGTGGCGAGAACCCGCTCGGTGTCTCGGCCGCCGATCCGGTGGATGTGGCGCGCCGCGGTATCGAAGAGGCCAAGGCCAAGCAGTACGACATCGTCATCGTCGATACCGCCGGTCGCCTCGGTATCGACGCTGAGCTGATGGCACAGGCTGCGGGCATTCGCGATGCCGTCAATCCGGACGAGACCCTGTTCGTCCTGGACTCGATGATCGGTCAGGACGCGGTCACCACCGCCGAGGCCTTCCGCGACGGTGTCGGCTTCACCGGCGTCGTGCTCACCAAGCTCGACGGTGACGCCCGCGGTGGTGCGGCGCTGTCCGTGCGTGAGATCACCGGCCAGCCCATCCTTTTCGCCTCCACCGGCGAGAAGCTGGAGGACTTCGACGTCTTCCACCCCGACCGTATGGCCAGCCGCATCCTGGGCATGGGCGATCTGCTCACCCTGATCGAGCAGGCCGAACAGGTCTACGACGCGCAGCAGGCCGAGGAGGCCGCGCGCAAGATCGGCTCGGGCGAACTCACCCTCGAGGACTTCCTTGAGCAGATGCTCGCCATCCGCAAGATGGGCCCGATCGGCAACCTGCTCGGCATGCTGCCGGGCGCCGGTCAGATGAAAGATGTTCTCGCGCAGGTCGATGACAAGCAACTCGACCGCGTCCAGGCCATCATCCGCGGTATGACCCCCGCCGAGCGCGATAACCCGAAGATCATCAACGCCTCTCGCCGCCTGCGCATCGCCAACGGCTCCGGTGTCACGGTCTCCGAGGTCAACCAGCTCGTCGACCGCTTCTTCGAAGCCAAGAAGATGATGGGCATGATGAGCCGCCAGTTCGGGCTGCCCGGCTCGCGCGGTGGCAACAAGGGTAAGGGCAAGGGCAAGAAGGGTAAGAAGGGCGGCCGCGGCCCCACCCCGCCGAAGGTGCGCGGCGGCTTCCCCGGCATGCCCGCCCTCCCGGGTGGGATGCCCGGCGGGATGCCGGACCTGTCCAACATGCCCGCCGGTCTGAACGAGCTCCCCCCGGGTCTGGAGGGCTTCGACCTCTCCAAGCTCAACTTCCCCAAGAAGTAA
- the rimM gene encoding ribosome maturation factor RimM (Essential for efficient processing of 16S rRNA): MELVVGRVAKSHGVRGELVVEVRTDEPDLRFAPGSTLKGRLPKAKQINQYVVESAREHSGRLLVRLDGLVTREAADALRGMLFVIDTADLPPSEESDEYYDHELEGLTVQLGDGTVVGKVREVLHSAAGELLSITAAEGFPPAGREILVPFVNAMVPTVSIADSLIVIDPPEGLLDPE, translated from the coding sequence ATGGAACTCGTCGTCGGGCGGGTCGCCAAGTCGCACGGAGTGCGCGGCGAACTCGTCGTAGAGGTCCGCACCGACGAGCCGGATCTGCGTTTCGCGCCCGGCAGCACCCTCAAGGGGCGGCTGCCGAAGGCGAAGCAGATCAACCAGTACGTCGTGGAGTCGGCCCGGGAGCACTCGGGCCGGCTTCTCGTGCGTCTGGACGGGCTCGTCACGCGTGAAGCCGCGGATGCGTTGCGCGGCATGCTCTTTGTGATCGATACCGCCGATCTGCCGCCTTCGGAGGAGTCGGACGAGTACTACGATCACGAACTCGAAGGTCTGACAGTGCAGCTCGGTGACGGCACTGTCGTCGGCAAGGTGCGCGAAGTCCTGCATTCCGCTGCGGGAGAACTGCTTTCGATCACCGCGGCCGAGGGATTCCCGCCCGCGGGGCGAGAGATCCTGGTGCCCTTCGTGAATGCCATGGTTCCGACCGTCTCGATCGCGGACTCGCTGATCGTCATCGATCCGCCCGAGGGTCTGCTGGATCCGGAGTGA
- a CDS encoding dihydrofolate reductase family protein, with amino-acid sequence MRDLVVTQNITLDGVIDASQGWFSVGAGEHGETDDVLAELMKHTENCDAVLYGRVTFEGMREYWPKQADDETGITAELNEMRKYAVSRTMGDPGWQNSEVLRDLDEVRVLKQQPGKDIVSTGSITLVHDLTAAGLVDEYRLFVYPVVLGQGARMFPEGAKVPSLRLIENKRFRSGIVLLRYRTD; translated from the coding sequence ATGCGGGATCTGGTTGTCACACAGAACATCACGCTCGACGGAGTCATCGACGCCAGCCAGGGCTGGTTCAGCGTCGGCGCGGGCGAACACGGCGAAACCGACGATGTACTCGCCGAACTCATGAAACACACCGAGAACTGCGATGCGGTGCTGTACGGGCGGGTCACCTTCGAAGGCATGCGCGAGTACTGGCCGAAACAGGCCGACGATGAAACCGGCATCACCGCCGAACTGAACGAGATGCGCAAATACGCGGTCTCACGGACCATGGGCGATCCGGGCTGGCAGAACTCCGAGGTGCTGCGGGACCTCGATGAGGTCCGCGTGCTCAAACAGCAGCCGGGCAAAGATATCGTCAGCACCGGCAGTATCACCCTGGTTCACGATCTGACCGCCGCCGGACTTGTAGACGAATACCGGCTGTTCGTCTATCCCGTGGTGCTCGGACAGGGTGCACGCATGTTCCCCGAGGGCGCCAAGGTGCCGTCGCTGCGGCTGATCGAGAACAAGCGGTTCCGCTCCGGCATCGTGCTGCTGCGCTACCGCACCGACTAG
- a CDS encoding Tex family protein: MTIASEPVNADTVSSTGTGTVRLASVGRRIADELGVREEQVRAAVELLDAGSTVPFVARYRKEVTGGLDDAQLRQLDERLHYLRELDERRGSIIESIRGQGKLDDALHAQIMLADTKARLEDIYLPYKPKRRTKAQIAREAGHEPVADALINDPTTDPAQYNAEQLDGARSILVERFAEDADLVGELRELMWNRGQISSSVRAGKEEAGAKFADYFEFSEPFSKLPSHRILALLRGEKEEVLTLHLEADTEEPEPGERTIYEGRIAHKFGIAAQGRAADTWLLDTVRWAWRTKLQVSMGIDIRMRLRQSAERDAVDVFAMNLRDLLLAAPAGTRTTMGLDPGFRTGVKVAVVDATGKCVATEVIYPHTGQTEKSLAVLGALVARFKVELIAIGNGTASRETDALAAELISRIPENKPTKIVVSEAGASVYSASAYASVELPDMDVSLRGAVSIARRLQDPLAELVKIDPKSIGVGQYQHDISETLLARSLGAVVEDAVNAVGVDVNTASVPLLSRVSGISGAVAESIVAHRDANGPFRSRTALLSVPRLGPKAFEQCAGFLRIRNGDDPLDTSSVHPEAYPVVRRMLEASGRGMHELIGNTTALRALRPADFTDERFGVPTVTDIIAELEKPGRDPRPEFKTAEFAAGIEKVADLKPGMVLEGVVTNVAAFGAFIDIGVHQDGLVHVSAMSHNFIKDPREVVKSGDVVKVKVMEVDVQRQRIGLSLRLDDEPGAPKPERGEGRPRGGQGQRPQGQGQGGGARQGGQGNNPRGGQGGGGAARGGQGAGGARGGQGGGGARGGQGGNRPQAAPSGSMADALRRAGFGK; encoded by the coding sequence GTGACGATAGCCTCCGAACCTGTCAACGCAGACACCGTCAGCTCCACCGGAACCGGAACCGTCCGCCTAGCCAGTGTCGGCCGCCGTATCGCCGACGAGCTGGGGGTACGGGAAGAACAGGTGCGTGCCGCCGTCGAACTCCTCGACGCCGGATCCACCGTTCCGTTCGTGGCCCGGTACCGCAAGGAGGTCACCGGCGGCCTGGACGACGCGCAACTGCGCCAGCTCGACGAGCGCCTGCACTACCTGCGCGAACTCGACGAGCGCCGGGGATCGATCATCGAATCCATCCGCGGTCAGGGCAAATTGGATGACGCGCTGCACGCGCAGATCATGCTCGCCGACACCAAGGCCCGCCTGGAAGACATCTACCTGCCGTACAAGCCCAAGCGGCGCACCAAGGCGCAGATCGCGCGCGAGGCCGGACACGAGCCCGTCGCCGATGCCCTGATCAACGATCCGACCACCGATCCCGCGCAGTACAACGCCGAACAGCTCGACGGCGCGCGCTCGATCCTGGTGGAGCGCTTCGCCGAGGACGCCGACCTGGTCGGTGAATTGCGCGAGCTGATGTGGAATCGCGGGCAGATCAGCTCCAGCGTGCGCGCGGGCAAGGAAGAGGCGGGCGCGAAGTTCGCCGACTACTTCGAATTCAGCGAGCCGTTCTCGAAGCTGCCGTCGCACCGCATCCTCGCGCTGCTGCGCGGTGAGAAGGAAGAGGTGCTCACCCTGCACCTCGAGGCCGACACCGAAGAGCCCGAACCCGGCGAGCGCACCATCTACGAAGGCCGCATCGCCCACAAGTTCGGCATCGCCGCCCAGGGCCGCGCCGCCGACACCTGGCTGCTCGACACCGTGCGCTGGGCCTGGCGCACCAAGCTCCAGGTGAGCATGGGCATCGATATCCGCATGCGACTGCGCCAGTCCGCCGAGCGCGACGCCGTCGACGTCTTCGCCATGAACCTGCGCGATCTGCTGCTGGCCGCACCCGCGGGCACCCGCACCACCATGGGTCTGGACCCCGGCTTCCGCACCGGTGTGAAGGTCGCCGTGGTCGATGCCACCGGCAAGTGCGTCGCCACCGAGGTCATCTACCCGCACACCGGACAGACCGAGAAATCCCTCGCGGTGCTGGGCGCACTGGTGGCGCGCTTCAAGGTGGAGCTCATCGCCATCGGCAACGGCACCGCCTCGCGCGAAACCGATGCCCTTGCCGCCGAACTCATCTCGCGTATTCCGGAGAACAAGCCCACCAAGATCGTGGTCTCCGAAGCGGGCGCGTCGGTGTACTCCGCCTCCGCGTACGCCTCGGTGGAGCTGCCCGATATGGATGTCTCACTGCGTGGCGCGGTCTCCATCGCCCGCCGCCTCCAGGACCCCCTGGCCGAGCTGGTGAAGATCGACCCGAAGTCCATCGGCGTCGGCCAGTACCAGCACGACATCTCCGAGACGCTGCTCGCCCGCTCCCTCGGCGCGGTCGTCGAAGACGCCGTGAACGCGGTCGGCGTCGACGTCAACACCGCCTCGGTTCCGCTGCTGTCGCGCGTCTCCGGTATCAGCGGCGCGGTCGCGGAAAGCATTGTCGCCCACCGCGACGCCAATGGACCGTTCCGCAGCCGCACCGCGCTGCTGAGCGTTCCACGCCTGGGCCCCAAGGCCTTCGAACAGTGCGCGGGCTTCCTCCGCATCCGCAACGGTGACGACCCCCTGGACACCTCCTCGGTCCACCCCGAGGCATATCCGGTGGTCCGCCGCATGCTCGAGGCCAGCGGCCGCGGCATGCACGAACTCATCGGCAATACGACGGCCCTGCGCGCCCTGCGCCCGGCCGACTTCACCGACGAACGCTTCGGCGTCCCCACGGTCACCGACATCATCGCCGAACTGGAGAAGCCCGGTCGCGACCCCCGCCCCGAATTCAAAACCGCCGAATTCGCCGCTGGCATCGAAAAAGTCGCCGACCTGAAGCCCGGCATGGTCCTGGAAGGCGTGGTCACCAATGTCGCGGCCTTCGGCGCCTTCATCGACATCGGCGTCCACCAGGACGGCCTCGTCCACGTCTCCGCCATGTCACACAACTTCATCAAGGACCCTCGCGAGGTCGTGAAATCCGGCGATGTGGTCAAGGTCAAGGTCATGGAGGTGGACGTCCAACGCCAGCGCATCGGCCTGTCCCTCCGCCTCGACGACGAGCCCGGCGCACCCAAACCCGAACGCGGCGAAGGCCGTCCGCGCGGCGGCCAGGGCCAGCGGCCCCAGGGCCAGGGGCAAGGCGGCGGTGCCCGCCAGGGCGGCCAAGGCAATAACCCCCGGGGCGGCCAGGGTGGCGGTGGTGCTGCGCGCGGCGGCCAGGGTGCCGGTGGCGCTCGCGGTGGCCAAGGTGGCGGCGGTGCCCGCGGTGGCCAGGGCGGCAACCGCCCGCAAGCCGCGCCCTCCGGCTCGATGGCCGACGCCCTCCGCCGCGCTGGCTTCGGCAAGTAG